A window from Methylocystis sp. MJC1 encodes these proteins:
- a CDS encoding DUF882 domain-containing protein, with the protein MTTPRDSDKRHPNPPLSIALGFFASFMAFLTPSITETAVANGDTRTIYLHHAHTGEDIAATYLVNGQYDTRVLEQLNWFLRDWRRDEPTTMDPRLFDVVWEAYRTAGASNQVINVVSAYRSPETNAMLRARSRAVAKYSQHMLGKAMDTTMPGMPMSDVREIGMRMQRGGVGYYPNANTPFVHLDVGNVRSWPRMSYDQLVRLFPDGKTVHLPTNGQPLPGYDVAKAEIEARGNGAYVTAPRRSFGGFFAALFGMSSGEDEDAEIAAPPPSTRKQWAALAPRNARGAAADAEGGEEGGVEQPTSRRGRNQIARAETDLPRGETAMTATGAVAVAPESNRAPLTAAPPASTETGAEAPQEEERKPKYAHVPLPPPGRPASLDKPTPLEQKATEVAALEPNGARELRSSVDTPESEPAEASTPHHFVNAPTPPRRPSGLMALASHETDAPPPPERRQEQARRNSASHAIAKIVDQPDEQANKDDPALAYAPQGAATHDADNARPGQKTFSEKADLVPARLDRSNFNTLTAAAPAAHVSARPALAAPITAVRSAARAAAPSLLLPPARPANIVGFAAPGAPPPADKFSPGGTHARSTGQKNEASPRN; encoded by the coding sequence TTGACGACGCCGCGCGACAGCGACAAACGCCACCCCAACCCGCCGCTCTCGATCGCACTCGGCTTTTTCGCCTCCTTTATGGCTTTCCTTACGCCGAGCATCACGGAAACCGCCGTAGCGAACGGCGACACGCGCACGATCTATCTCCATCACGCCCATACGGGCGAGGACATCGCCGCGACCTATCTCGTCAACGGCCAATATGACACCCGCGTTCTCGAGCAGTTGAACTGGTTCCTGCGCGACTGGCGCCGAGACGAACCGACGACCATGGACCCCCGCCTCTTCGACGTGGTGTGGGAGGCTTATCGCACCGCCGGCGCGAGCAATCAGGTCATCAATGTCGTCTCCGCCTATCGCTCGCCGGAGACCAACGCCATGCTGCGCGCCCGTTCGCGCGCTGTCGCCAAATATTCCCAGCATATGCTCGGCAAGGCGATGGACACCACCATGCCCGGCATGCCGATGTCGGACGTTCGCGAGATCGGCATGCGCATGCAGCGCGGCGGGGTCGGCTATTATCCCAACGCCAACACGCCCTTCGTGCATCTCGACGTCGGCAATGTGCGCTCCTGGCCGCGCATGAGCTATGACCAGCTCGTTCGCCTTTTCCCGGACGGGAAAACAGTCCATCTGCCGACGAATGGCCAGCCGCTCCCGGGCTATGATGTAGCGAAAGCGGAAATCGAAGCGCGCGGCAATGGCGCCTATGTCACTGCGCCGCGACGGAGCTTCGGCGGCTTCTTCGCAGCCTTGTTCGGCATGAGCAGCGGCGAGGACGAGGACGCCGAGATCGCCGCGCCGCCGCCGAGCACGCGCAAACAATGGGCCGCGCTCGCTCCGCGCAATGCACGCGGCGCGGCGGCGGATGCCGAGGGCGGCGAAGAAGGCGGCGTCGAGCAACCGACCAGCCGACGCGGGCGCAATCAGATCGCCAGAGCCGAGACAGACCTCCCGCGCGGCGAGACGGCTATGACGGCGACAGGCGCCGTCGCGGTTGCGCCCGAGTCGAACCGCGCGCCGTTGACCGCTGCGCCGCCCGCCTCGACGGAGACTGGGGCCGAGGCGCCGCAAGAAGAAGAGAGAAAGCCGAAATACGCCCATGTGCCGCTGCCACCGCCAGGACGACCCGCCTCTCTCGATAAGCCGACGCCGCTCGAGCAAAAGGCGACGGAGGTCGCGGCGCTCGAGCCCAATGGCGCGCGAGAGCTGCGCTCTTCCGTTGACACGCCGGAAAGCGAACCCGCAGAAGCGTCGACGCCACATCATTTCGTAAACGCGCCAACGCCTCCTCGACGCCCATCGGGGCTTATGGCCCTCGCCTCGCACGAGACTGACGCCCCGCCCCCACCCGAGCGGCGGCAGGAGCAAGCGCGCCGCAACAGCGCCTCCCACGCCATCGCAAAAATTGTAGATCAACCGGACGAGCAGGCAAACAAGGACGACCCCGCCCTCGCCTATGCGCCGCAGGGCGCCGCGACGCATGACGCAGACAACGCCAGGCCCGGGCAGAAGACGTTCTCAGAGAAGGCCGATCTTGTTCCTGCCCGCCTCGACCGCTCGAATTTCAACACGCTGACTGCGGCGGCGCCGGCGGCGCATGTTTCCGCCCGCCCGGCGCTGGCTGCGCCAATTACAGCGGTCCGTTCAGCCGCCCGCGCAGCGGCGCCCAGCCTGTTGCTGCCGCCTGCTCGTCCGGCCAATATCGTCGGCTTTGCGGCCCCCGGCGCGCCCCCGCCAGCCGACAAATTTTCGCCCGGTGGAACTCACGCTCGTTCTACGGGTCAGAAGAACGAGGCCAGTCCGAGAAACTGA
- a CDS encoding NUDIX hydrolase: MEIRAETLSPPVEIGLTAAIVAVRGDEPLILTTGADDESGVAALPAGPFDPVRHRTFEIGLRAWVAEQTGAPLGYVEQLYTFGDRGRHARAGDRDPHVVSIGYLALTRICDDIRRPAVGAWRSWHDFFPWEDWRKARPEIIETTILPGLREWVEEAPNAVSAATLSRRQRVDLLFGARGFNEENVLERYELLYEAGMIEEALRDGREAAARRGKLEPLGAPMRHDHRRILATAMGRLRAKMKYRPVIFELMPEAFTLTELQRTVEAIAGRHLHKQNFRRLVETSAIVEPTGEMSLRTGGRPAALFHFRRNVLQERPSPGLRVGIRS, encoded by the coding sequence CTGGAAATACGTGCAGAGACACTCTCCCCGCCGGTCGAGATCGGGCTGACCGCGGCGATCGTCGCCGTACGCGGCGACGAGCCGCTGATACTCACCACCGGCGCCGATGACGAGAGCGGCGTTGCCGCCCTGCCCGCCGGCCCCTTCGACCCCGTTCGCCACCGCACCTTCGAGATCGGCCTGCGCGCCTGGGTGGCCGAGCAGACCGGCGCGCCGCTCGGCTATGTCGAGCAGCTCTACACCTTCGGCGATCGGGGCCGCCACGCTCGAGCGGGCGACCGCGATCCCCATGTCGTCTCCATCGGCTATCTGGCGCTGACGCGCATCTGCGACGACATCAGACGTCCCGCCGTCGGCGCCTGGCGCAGCTGGCATGATTTCTTTCCCTGGGAAGATTGGCGCAAGGCCCGGCCGGAGATCATCGAAACCACGATCCTCCCCGGCCTGCGCGAATGGGTGGAGGAAGCGCCCAACGCCGTCTCGGCGGCGACGCTTTCGCGCCGACAGCGAGTCGATTTGTTGTTCGGCGCACGCGGCTTCAACGAGGAGAATGTCCTCGAGCGCTATGAGCTTCTTTATGAGGCCGGAATGATCGAGGAGGCGCTGCGCGACGGGCGCGAAGCGGCGGCGCGGCGAGGAAAGCTCGAGCCGCTCGGCGCTCCGATGCGCCACGACCATCGCCGCATCCTCGCGACGGCCATGGGCCGGCTGCGCGCCAAAATGAAATATCGGCCCGTCATTTTCGAGTTGATGCCGGAAGCTTTTACGCTCACCGAGCTTCAACGGACAGTCGAGGCGATTGCCGGGCGCCATCTTCACAAGCAGAATTTCCGCCGGCTGGTCGAAACATCGGCGATCGTGGAGCCGACCGGAGAAATGTCGTTAAGGACAGGCGGACGTCCTGCAGCTTTATTCCATTTTCGCCGCAATGTTCTGCAAGAACGACCCTCGCCGGGCCTTCGCGTGGGCATCAGGAGCTGA
- a CDS encoding tyrosine phosphatase family protein, producing the protein MTKVVDTVRASGARSLITILTAGASLVRPCEITRERHLRIAVSDIDKAVDGHVLPGEEHIDRLLAFLEQWDQTNPMVIHCYAGVSRSPAAAYIAACALAPHRCEFELAQDLRRLSPTATPNRRLVALADRRMGREGRMVAAIAAIGRGADCFEGAPFALELA; encoded by the coding sequence ATGACCAAAGTGGTCGACACCGTGCGCGCCAGTGGGGCCCGCTCGCTCATCACGATTCTGACCGCCGGCGCCTCCTTGGTGCGCCCTTGCGAAATCACGCGCGAGCGCCATTTGCGCATCGCCGTCTCGGACATCGATAAAGCGGTCGATGGGCACGTGCTGCCGGGCGAAGAGCATATCGATAGGCTGCTCGCCTTCCTGGAACAATGGGATCAGACAAATCCCATGGTGATCCATTGCTACGCGGGCGTGAGCCGTTCTCCGGCGGCTGCCTATATCGCCGCCTGCGCGCTGGCGCCGCATCGCTGCGAGTTCGAGCTCGCCCAGGATTTACGCCGCCTCTCGCCCACAGCGACCCCGAACCGCCGGCTCGTCGCCCTCGCCGACCGACGCATGGGACGCGAGGGACGGATGGTGGCGGCCATCGCCGCCATCGGCCGGGGGGCCGATTGTTTCGAGGGGGCGCCTTTCGCGCTTGAGCTCGCCTGA
- a CDS encoding HD family hydrolase, with the protein MTQAPIKKRAAKDAPPRAWQRMLSGRRLDLLDPSPVDIEIEDIAHGLARVARWNGQTLGPHIFSVAQHSLLVERIAAQIEPSVGRAERLFMLLHDAPEYVIGDMISPFKAVIGDAYKSVENRILSAILLRFSLQATPSPALLKLAKRADRAAAFFEAVSLAGFTRGEAERIFGRPAISLQALKDEIAPAPIDAVQARFLARFQDIDRG; encoded by the coding sequence ATGACGCAGGCGCCGATCAAAAAACGCGCGGCCAAGGACGCCCCGCCCCGCGCCTGGCAGCGGATGCTTTCCGGGCGGCGGCTCGATCTTCTCGACCCTTCGCCGGTCGACATCGAGATAGAAGACATCGCCCACGGCCTCGCCCGCGTCGCGCGCTGGAACGGGCAAACGCTCGGCCCTCATATTTTTTCCGTTGCCCAGCATAGCCTGCTCGTCGAGCGGATCGCGGCGCAGATCGAGCCATCGGTGGGCCGCGCCGAACGGCTGTTCATGTTGCTCCACGACGCCCCGGAATATGTCATCGGCGACATGATCTCTCCTTTCAAGGCGGTCATCGGCGACGCTTACAAGTCCGTTGAAAACAGGATTCTCTCAGCGATATTGCTACGCTTTTCGCTCCAGGCGACGCCTTCGCCCGCCCTCCTCAAGCTCGCCAAGCGGGCCGACCGGGCGGCGGCATTTTTCGAGGCGGTGTCGCTCGCCGGCTTTACACGGGGAGAAGCCGAGCGCATCTTCGGTCGCCCTGCTATCTCGTTGCAGGCGCTGAAGGACGAGATTGCGCCTGCGCCCATAGATGCTGTACAGGCGCGGTTCCTCGCCCGGTTTCAGGATATCGACCGCGGCTAG
- a CDS encoding DNA-3-methyladenine glycosylase I encodes MPPAREQPASWGDSVILHEDGLARCPWPGHDPLYIAYHDEEWGQPEADSRALFEKLILDGFQAGLSWITILRKREAFRKAFDGFDPQAIARFNDQRVHDLMQDDGIVRNRAKIEGAILSARAWLEIEAGQGFSAYLWDFVDGAPIVNHPKRISDVPTQSAISLRLSKDLKARGFKFCGPTIVYAFMQAVGMVNDHLVDCHVRKSN; translated from the coding sequence TTGCCGCCCGCCCGCGAACAACCGGCAAGCTGGGGGGACAGCGTCATTCTACACGAAGACGGGCTGGCCCGCTGCCCCTGGCCGGGACACGATCCACTTTATATTGCCTATCACGACGAAGAATGGGGGCAACCCGAAGCGGATAGTCGAGCCTTGTTCGAAAAACTCATTCTCGACGGCTTTCAGGCAGGCCTCTCGTGGATCACGATCCTGAGGAAGCGTGAGGCGTTTCGAAAGGCGTTCGACGGCTTTGATCCTCAAGCGATCGCCCGTTTTAATGACCAGCGCGTGCATGATTTGATGCAGGATGACGGTATTGTTCGCAACCGCGCCAAAATAGAGGGCGCCATTCTGTCGGCGCGCGCCTGGCTGGAGATCGAGGCTGGGCAGGGCTTCTCAGCCTATCTCTGGGACTTCGTCGACGGAGCCCCAATCGTCAATCATCCCAAACGCATCAGCGACGTTCCGACGCAGAGCGCCATCTCGCTGCGTCTCTCGAAGGACTTGAAGGCGCGGGGCTTCAAATTCTGCGGCCCGACGATCGTCTACGCCTTCATGCAGGCGGTGGGGATGGTGAACGACCATCTCGTGGATTGTCACGTTCGGAAATCAAACTGA
- a CDS encoding DUF3126 family protein, with translation MEKGELRKLQAFLRRSFGNEDIRVGLDPKNTENAAVHLGERNIATISVDDEDGDRSFAFEMKIPVGREVLQSYLRKLFENDRLTIVARGRKTDSVELNSDGEFLGVISADDPKLSSFTLQIAILDFDLEEEE, from the coding sequence GTGGAAAAAGGCGAATTGCGAAAGCTGCAGGCGTTTCTGCGTCGCTCCTTCGGCAATGAGGATATCCGCGTCGGCCTCGATCCGAAGAACACGGAAAACGCCGCGGTTCACCTCGGCGAGCGCAACATAGCAACCATCTCGGTCGACGACGAGGACGGAGACCGTTCCTTCGCGTTCGAGATGAAGATCCCCGTCGGCCGCGAGGTGCTGCAGTCCTATCTGCGGAAGCTTTTCGAGAACGACCGGCTGACCATCGTGGCGCGCGGGCGCAAAACCGACTCCGTCGAGCTCAACAGCGACGGCGAGTTTCTCGGAGTCATCTCCGCGGACGACCCGAAACTATCGAGCTTCACGCTGCAGATTGCGATTCTCGACTTCGATCTCGAGGAAGAAGAGTAA
- a CDS encoding sensor histidine kinase, giving the protein MRLPSFTTRSIATRLFLTAAALSSVVLLVASLFFTAYYRREAEEIFERRLDVYLRAIVADVSESGQEGRTGPSQLGDPQFELPGSGWYWQITRMDDAAHEIKASRSLFADRLPKLSDLGVPAEAGGSRRGYALGPDGRKLRIIERVIDAEDTGIYLVQVAASIEEMEELITRFRFALIIAFAALAIALALVAAFQVRFGLRPLRLLQRELAAIRRAERDRITGVYPSEIAPLADELNLLIGANRDILERARTQVGNLAHALKTPLSVIVNEADAAPSPLADKTSEQARIMRDQISFYLDRARAAARGGALGAATPIAPCVEALLRTFTKIYGERSVAFSGDIRQELRFLGERQDLEEMIGNLLDNAGKWAESAVTISVALESSTSGASRSALIVTIDDDGPGLAPHLRAQATERGRRLDETKPGSGLGLSIVVDLAVAYGGALELDDSPTGGLRARLRLPGF; this is encoded by the coding sequence ATGCGCCTGCCGAGCTTCACGACCCGCTCCATCGCGACGCGATTGTTCCTGACCGCGGCGGCGCTGAGTTCTGTGGTGCTGCTCGTCGCCAGCCTTTTCTTCACCGCCTATTACCGGCGAGAGGCCGAGGAAATTTTCGAGCGCCGCCTCGACGTCTATCTTCGCGCCATTGTCGCCGATGTCTCGGAATCGGGCCAGGAGGGACGAACGGGACCAAGCCAGCTCGGCGACCCTCAATTCGAGCTCCCTGGCTCGGGCTGGTATTGGCAGATCACGCGGATGGATGACGCGGCGCATGAGATAAAGGCGTCGCGTTCGCTCTTCGCCGATCGCCTCCCCAAGCTCTCCGACCTCGGCGTGCCAGCGGAAGCCGGCGGCTCCCGGCGCGGCTATGCGCTGGGGCCGGACGGCCGCAAATTGCGGATCATCGAGCGCGTCATCGACGCGGAAGACACGGGCATCTATCTGGTCCAGGTCGCCGCCAGCATCGAGGAAATGGAAGAGCTGATCACGCGCTTCCGTTTCGCTTTGATCATCGCCTTCGCAGCGCTGGCCATCGCGCTCGCGCTCGTCGCCGCCTTTCAGGTGCGTTTTGGGTTGCGCCCGCTGCGCCTTCTGCAGCGCGAGCTCGCCGCCATTCGTCGGGCGGAGCGCGATCGCATCACGGGCGTCTATCCCAGCGAGATTGCCCCACTCGCCGACGAGCTCAATCTGCTCATCGGCGCCAATCGCGACATTCTGGAGCGCGCCCGCACCCAGGTTGGCAATCTCGCGCATGCGTTGAAGACGCCGCTCAGCGTCATCGTCAATGAAGCCGACGCCGCGCCTTCGCCGCTGGCCGACAAGACCAGCGAACAAGCGCGCATCATGCGCGACCAGATTTCCTTTTATCTCGATCGCGCGCGCGCGGCGGCCCGTGGCGGCGCGCTCGGCGCCGCCACGCCCATTGCGCCCTGCGTCGAAGCGCTGCTGCGCACCTTCACGAAAATCTACGGCGAGAGGAGCGTCGCCTTCTCGGGCGACATCCGCCAGGAGCTGCGCTTTCTTGGCGAACGCCAGGATCTCGAGGAGATGATCGGCAATCTGCTCGACAACGCGGGGAAATGGGCAGAGAGCGCCGTCACGATCTCCGTCGCGCTTGAATCATCGACGAGCGGCGCGAGCCGCAGCGCGCTGATCGTGACGATTGACGACGACGGCCCCGGCCTCGCGCCGCATTTGCGCGCGCAGGCGACAGAGCGCGGCCGCCGACTGGACGAGACCAAGCCGGGGTCGGGGCTCGGTCTTTCCATTGTCGTCGATCTCGCCGTCGCCTATGGCGGCGCGTTGGAATTGGACGACAGCCCGACAGGCGGCCTGCGCGCGCGGCTGCGCCTGCCAGGGTTTTGA